One window of the Dermacentor andersoni chromosome 10, qqDerAnde1_hic_scaffold, whole genome shotgun sequence genome contains the following:
- the LOC140213667 gene encoding uncharacterized protein: MWEPTIEPRCSTTELAPRDLALIGSLKEASFLGISGEVTAEELLEHLQESKSHEDIIMIEKLTRDQAKSSLWLRRSVGMVTASIAYSIFTRVQTLRTKMGPHDLRPLLKKVMWQNNVRTAKMSRGSALEGSARKCYQSQCATHENLVVRQCRLFIMEGRPYMGASPDGLVKCNCCPEWVLEIKCPESMKKFLVENMEKNKEKALTQNLKRATTYFCQVQVQMGITAVHHADLFVFVNEEDNICIPVLFDEAYFSDVVERSSYFFEQYILPHVLST, from the coding sequence ATGTGGGAGCCAACCATAGAACCGAGATGTTCCACTACTGAGCTAGCACCCAGAGACTTAGCACTCATTGGTTCTTTGAAGGAGGCAAGTTTTCTTGGCATCAGTGGTGAAGTGACAGCAGAAGAGCTACTTGAACACTTGCAGGAAAGCAAGAGTCACGAAGACATTATAATGATTGAAAAGTTAACACGAGATCAGGCAAAATCTAGTCTCTGGTTGCGCCGCAGTGTAGGCATGGTCACAGCTTCTATTGCCTACAGCATATTTACCCGTGTACAGACGTTGAGGACAAAGATGGGCCCGCATGATTTGAGACCCTTGCTAAAAAAAGTGATGTGGCAGAATAATGTCCGTACAGCAAAAATGTCTCGTGGCAGTGCACTCGAAGGCAGTGCAAGAAAATGCTATCAAAGCCAGTGCGCCACTCATGAGAATTTGGTTGTGAGGCAGTGTCGACTTTTCATTATGGAAGGCCGTCCTTACATGGGTGCAAGTCCAGATGGATTAGTAAAGTGCAACTGTTGTCCTGAGTGGGTACTGGAAATCAAATGCCCTGAATCCATGAAAAAATTCTTGGTAGAGAATAtggagaaaaacaaagaaaaggcttTGACTCAGAACCTAAAGCGTGCAACCACATATTTCTGCCAAGTGCAGGTACAAATGGGCATCACGGCAGTTCATCATGCagatttgtttgtgtttgtcaaTGAAGAAGATAATATTTGCATTCCAGTGCTATTTGATGAGGCATATTTCAGTGATGTGGTTGAAAGATCTTCCTATTTCTTTGAGCAGTACATACTGCCACATGTTCTTTCTACATGA